A window of the Hordeum vulgare subsp. vulgare chromosome 5H, MorexV3_pseudomolecules_assembly, whole genome shotgun sequence genome harbors these coding sequences:
- the LOC123452485 gene encoding uncharacterized protein LOC123452485, giving the protein MAGGSSSSSSWGPSPAAVTALVALLGLGVAAYIVGPPLYWHVAEALGRSPGACPACACDCDALPLLQLPEDCAKQFKEVKGRASGEETEKSITEMLIEELKQREEEATEAQQQADVKLLEAKKLASQYQKEADKCSSGMDTCEEAREKSAESLLGQRKLTALWEQRARELGWKSGNVNPHGNQ; this is encoded by the exons ATGGCGGGcgggtcttcgtcgtcgtcgtcgtggggcCCGAGCCCCGCGGCGGTGACGGCGCTGGTGGCGCTGCTCGGGCTCGGCGTCGCGGCCTACATCGTCGGCCCGCCGCTCTACTGGCACGTCGCCGAGGCGCTCGGCCGCTCGCCGGGGGCCTGCCCCGCCTGCGCCTGCGACTGCGACGCGCTCCCGCTGCTCCAGCTCCCCGAAG ACTGTGCGAAGCAATTCAAAGAGGTCAAGGGCCGTGCTTCCGGTGAAGAAACAGAGAAGAGTATCACAGAGATGCTGATAGAAGAGCTAAAGCAGAGAGAGGAGGAAGCAACAGAAGCTCAGCAACAAGCCGATGTAAAGTTGCTCGAGGCTAAAAAACTAGCTTCGCAGTATCAAAAGGAGGCTGACAAATGCAGTTCTGGCATGGATACATGTGAAGAAGCTAGGGAGAAGTCAGCAGAGTCGCTGCTCGGTCAAAGGAAGTTAACTGCTTTGTGGGAGCAAAGGGCTCGGGAACTCGGATGGAAATCCGGGAATGTCAATCCACACGGGAATCAGTAA